From Strix uralensis isolate ZFMK-TIS-50842 chromosome 1, bStrUra1, whole genome shotgun sequence, a single genomic window includes:
- the LOC141954322 gene encoding DGAT1/2-independent enzyme synthesizing storage lipids-like, producing MTDLSCLAYVLEEWTVVDYLKKYLFHMVIVSLTMSAILVFFIVPLTILFFIYLTNILLLIYQRNGEVKADPLSDVWDSARKTIASFWDIYARIWHGYELHGVENLPEGPGILVYYHGAIPVDYLYFLSRLFLWKKRLCLSVADHFVFRLPGLKLLLEVTGVMPGTREECLTALKNGHLVSISPGGVREALFSDESYQLMWGNRKGFAQVALDAKVPIIPMYTQNVREGYRMFKERRFFRQLYESTRLPFTPPYGGLPVKFRTYIGEPIPYDPNITTEELVEKTKTAVQALISKHQTIPGSIWKALLERFDKRRKSD from the exons ATGACTGACCTAAGCTGCCTTGCCTATGTACTGGAAGAATGGACTGTTGTGGACTATCTGAAGAAATACCTTTTTCATATGGTCATTGTCTCACTGACAATGAGTGCAATATTAGTTTTTTTTATAGTTCCTTTAACAATCCTCTTTTTCATTTATCTtactaatattttacttttaatataTCAGAGGAATGGTGAGGTAAAAGCAGATCCCTTGAGTGATGTCTGGGATAGTGCAAGGAAAACTATAGCAAGCTTTTGGGATATATATGCAAGAATATGGCATG GTTATGAGCTTCATGGTGTGGAAAACCTACCAGAAGGACCGGGTATTCTTGTGTATTACCATGGAGCTATTCCTGTAGACTACCTTTACTTTTTGTCTAGGCTGTTTCTCTGGAAGAAAAGACTTTGTCTGTCAGTAGCTGATCATTTTGTCTTTCGTTTACCAG GACTTAAATTATTATTGGAAGTGACGGGTGTTATGCCAGGTACAAGGGAGGAGTGTCTCACTGCACTGAAGAATGGACACTTGGTGTCCATCTCACCAGGTGGAGTCAGAGAAGCACTATTCAGTGATGAAAGTTATCAACTCATGTGGGGAAATCGAAAAGGCTTTGCTCAGGTCGCTCTGGATGCAAAAGTG CCCATCATTCCAATGTATACTCAAAATGTCCGGGAAGGATATAGGATGTTTAAAGAAAGAA GATTTTTTAGACAGTTGTATGAAAGTACTCGATTGCCGTTTACTCCTCCATATGGAGGACTTCCAGTTAAATTTCGCACATACATTGGGGAGCCAATCCCTTACGATCCAAATATAACTACAGAGGAATTAGTTGAAAAG aCAAAGACTGCCGTCCAGGCTCTCATAAGCAAGCACCAAACAATCCCAGGCAGCATATGGAAGGCTTTACTGGAGCGATTTGATAAACGTCGTAAAAGTGATTAG